The Sandaracinaceae bacterium genome contains a region encoding:
- a CDS encoding DUF1592 domain-containing protein — MSVVALGACTGSVDSPNATPSVSNAVTDFRCSGRPPADARPLRRLSHRQYRNVVADVVRRTLPSDQAATLLGSLETLFQERPNDVLFGHSESGQRLFARSDQALSEALVRSDMLIATAIAEAVTTPAWLGPFAGACATDADTGNDPACLDALVERLGQLTHRRPLDEAERAFYRDEVYLDGDVVVPEGVADLVQVMLRQPSFVFHVEGGDGELTPHEAASRLAFHFWNTMPDDALLAAAEDGSLMTSEGWDAQVQRVLDDPRAADWVTEFLSEWLRVDRTVPVSFGTGNALDALRGDLALNAALDRASQAEIRELFQYVLASGGSFEDFFLSDVTLTDSDELAALYGLDAPSDGVTPVAVPPERVGILSRAAMLLPRSDITPPGAGPRTHPILRGVFIQRQIMCSRIDPPPANAMNNLPDVDSATTSSRQEAEILTSGGTCRGCHQVLNPPGFVFEVFDAIGQHRSAERLFDRDGNDTTQVPVDSAVMISQLGEFVTGPQELTQVIFESETAGACFARHYARYTLGREEDVREDGCFLRAVDELIDAGAPLRDVISMPLLDPTYRVRDVD, encoded by the coding sequence TTGTCCGTCGTCGCACTCGGGGCGTGCACGGGCAGCGTGGACTCGCCGAACGCCACGCCGTCGGTGTCCAACGCCGTCACCGACTTCCGCTGCTCCGGTCGACCGCCCGCCGACGCGCGCCCGCTGCGCCGGCTCTCCCACCGCCAGTACCGCAACGTGGTGGCGGACGTCGTCCGGCGCACGCTGCCCAGCGACCAGGCGGCCACGCTGCTCGGCAGCCTCGAGACGCTCTTTCAGGAGCGTCCCAACGATGTGCTGTTCGGGCACTCGGAGTCGGGCCAGCGCCTCTTCGCGCGCTCGGACCAAGCGCTGTCCGAGGCGCTCGTGCGGAGCGACATGCTGATCGCCACGGCCATCGCGGAAGCCGTCACGACGCCCGCGTGGCTCGGCCCGTTCGCTGGGGCCTGCGCGACCGACGCCGACACGGGCAACGACCCCGCCTGCCTGGACGCGCTGGTGGAGCGCCTGGGGCAGCTCACGCACCGACGGCCGCTGGACGAAGCCGAGCGCGCCTTCTACCGCGACGAGGTCTACCTGGATGGCGACGTCGTGGTGCCCGAGGGCGTGGCCGACCTGGTGCAGGTGATGCTGCGCCAGCCCAGCTTCGTGTTCCACGTGGAGGGCGGCGACGGCGAGCTCACGCCCCACGAGGCCGCCTCGCGGCTGGCCTTCCACTTCTGGAACACCATGCCGGACGACGCCCTGCTCGCGGCCGCGGAGGACGGCTCGCTGATGACCAGCGAGGGCTGGGACGCGCAGGTGCAGCGCGTGCTGGACGACCCGCGCGCCGCGGACTGGGTGACCGAGTTCTTGAGCGAGTGGTTGCGCGTGGACCGCACCGTGCCCGTCAGCTTCGGCACGGGGAACGCGCTCGACGCGCTGCGCGGTGACCTCGCGCTGAACGCCGCGCTCGACCGCGCCTCGCAAGCCGAGATCCGAGAGCTCTTCCAGTACGTGCTGGCCAGCGGGGGCAGCTTCGAGGACTTCTTCTTGTCGGACGTGACGCTGACGGACAGCGACGAGCTCGCCGCGCTCTACGGACTCGACGCCCCGAGCGATGGGGTCACCCCCGTGGCCGTCCCGCCGGAGCGCGTCGGGATCCTCTCGCGCGCAGCGATGCTGCTACCGCGCTCGGACATCACGCCGCCCGGGGCCGGGCCGCGCACGCACCCCATCCTGCGCGGCGTGTTCATCCAGCGGCAGATCATGTGCTCGCGCATCGACCCACCGCCCGCGAACGCCATGAACAACCTCCCCGACGTCGACAGCGCCACCACGTCGAGCCGGCAAGAGGCCGAGATCCTCACGTCGGGCGGGACCTGCCGCGGCTGCCACCAGGTGCTCAACCCGCCCGGCTTCGTGTTCGAGGTGTTCGACGCCATCGGCCAGCACCGCAGCGCCGAGCGCCTCTTCGATCGCGACGGCAACGACACCACGCAGGTGCCCGTGGACAGCGCCGTAATGATCTCGCAGCTGGGCGAGTTCGTGACGGGGCCCCAAGAGCTCACGCAGGTCATCTTCGAGAGCGAGACGGCGGGCGCGTGCTTCGCGCGGCACTACGCGCGCTACACGCTCGGTCGCGAGGAGGACGTGCGCGAAGACGGCTGCTTCCTGCGCGCCGTGGACGAGCTCATCGACGCTGGCGCCCCCCTGCGCGACGTCATCTCCATGCCCCTCTTGGATCCCACCTACCGCGTCCGGGACGTGGACTGA
- a CDS encoding OmpA family protein — MRRLTPSSTVSAPARLTSLRAYTVLLGGLLAISALPATARADHGRFNLHLDLGAGIPYAGQTRPGAGSGRSGGAIGYFGADLVLAQPVAIEVIMGLGGFAKPFPRTFDGSTRLRTVAAGVRLRLFEDETGYLTEGGSIAGGMWVSGHAGWYHYDGPQFGFDLGVGYDFSIGRPVSLGVFARFTTLFAGDTSGADALFVVGISASLAIKVYGGPTDSDDDGLSDAEEARRGTDPHRADSDGDGILDGTEIAAGYDPLQADTDHDGLNDGVEDANHNGVLDPGESDPLLVDTDGGGVNDLDEAMTAGMNSQDPRDDDNDQDGVANPYDRCPDTPTGREVDTAGCPTGRARTTPVPTPVTPAPEGPGEIARVMEFEGIRFASGSARILADSEPTLQQALAVLQANPTVRVEVSGHTDDRGRESTNTRLSQQRAEAVRDWLVEHGVDAARLTVRGYGPREPIAPNDTPEGRARNRRIEFRRLD, encoded by the coding sequence ATGCGACGGCTCACCCCCTCCTCGACCGTGTCCGCTCCCGCGCGGCTCACCTCACTCCGCGCGTACACCGTGCTGCTCGGGGGGCTGCTGGCCATCTCGGCCCTCCCCGCGACGGCGCGCGCCGATCACGGCCGCTTCAACCTCCATCTGGACCTGGGCGCGGGTATCCCGTACGCGGGTCAGACCCGTCCGGGCGCTGGGTCGGGGCGCTCGGGCGGCGCGATCGGCTATTTCGGGGCGGACCTGGTGCTGGCCCAGCCCGTGGCCATCGAGGTGATCATGGGGCTCGGGGGGTTCGCGAAGCCGTTCCCGCGGACGTTCGATGGGTCCACCCGGCTACGCACCGTGGCCGCCGGCGTCCGCCTCCGGCTGTTCGAAGACGAGACAGGCTACCTGACGGAGGGCGGCAGCATCGCCGGCGGCATGTGGGTCTCGGGTCACGCCGGCTGGTACCACTACGATGGCCCGCAGTTCGGCTTCGACCTCGGCGTGGGCTACGACTTCTCCATCGGGCGCCCCGTCTCGCTCGGGGTCTTCGCGCGCTTCACGACGCTGTTCGCGGGCGACACCTCGGGCGCGGACGCGCTCTTCGTGGTGGGCATCAGCGCCTCGCTGGCCATCAAGGTCTATGGGGGCCCCACCGACTCGGACGATGACGGCCTGAGCGACGCGGAGGAGGCGCGCCGTGGCACGGATCCGCACCGCGCAGACTCCGACGGCGACGGCATCCTCGACGGCACGGAGATCGCAGCGGGCTACGACCCGCTCCAGGCCGACACGGACCACGACGGACTGAACGATGGTGTGGAAGACGCCAATCACAACGGCGTGCTCGACCCGGGCGAGAGCGACCCGCTGCTCGTCGACACCGACGGCGGCGGCGTGAACGACCTGGACGAGGCCATGACCGCGGGCATGAACTCGCAGGATCCGCGCGACGACGACAACGATCAGGACGGCGTGGCCAACCCCTACGACCGCTGCCCCGACACCCCGACGGGGCGCGAGGTGGACACGGCTGGCTGTCCCACCGGGCGCGCGCGCACCACGCCGGTGCCCACGCCCGTGACGCCTGCCCCCGAGGGACCGGGTGAGATCGCCCGCGTGATGGAGTTCGAAGGCATCCGCTTCGCGAGCGGCAGCGCCCGCATCCTGGCCGACTCCGAGCCCACGCTGCAGCAGGCGCTCGCGGTGCTGCAGGCCAACCCCACTGTGCGCGTCGAGGTCAGCGGCCACACCGACGACCGCGGCCGCGAGTCCACCAACACACGCCTCTCGCAGCAGCGCGCCGAGGCTGTGCGCGACTGGCTGGTGGAGCACGGCGTCGACGCGGCGCGCCTGACCGTGCGTGGCTACGGCCCGCGTGAGCCGATCGCTCCGAACGACACGCCCGAGGGGCGTGCCCGCAACCGGCGCATCGAGTTCCGCCGGCTGGACTGA
- a CDS encoding HTTM domain-containing protein has product MTRAPSESLFDRYFFGPVDLLRPYLLARVLLALLAFDCWLELAPYGYRYGLGEFNVAHFALLDALLPMPSPEAYVALMLGCGWLALAMALTGPTRVGLALLTLGYTLGWSWSLLDAYQHHYLLSLLLLAMTCFPETRWEDALAADLHAQPEDRDANTDTDAPRAWGYVLFCVSCSIVYFYTAITKMNADWRDGHALERLAGRSAGARTMVAFADAHGVGAEAFWSAFAKSAILIQLVIAAGFLLAPVIDRLPRLRTRRLLAFWVLAPLSFHAGAAHMDLKIGWFSEYMLLVAVVVFLPREILAGVAFVLGTPQRAVGRFLNAEEPADATAIGALLLAGVASLGLFRLVDLPGDQAAGLIVAVLGGVLVLRGTSRGDTSRVDTSRALPVALASLVGGAALVSALVASPARFDYYRKAGGDALRLASPEQPQYYLEALEHYRRAQRYYPDDYRAFWEAWDRDAAARVARGEPAPDERRAVAEGAPPRDRAQRLEEAEAQVANLRAQGVLPPE; this is encoded by the coding sequence ATGACGCGCGCCCCTTCCGAGTCCCTCTTCGACCGCTACTTCTTCGGGCCGGTCGACCTCCTGCGGCCGTACTTGCTGGCGCGTGTGCTGCTGGCCCTGCTCGCGTTCGACTGCTGGCTGGAGCTCGCGCCCTACGGCTACCGCTACGGGCTCGGGGAGTTCAACGTGGCCCACTTCGCGCTGCTGGACGCGCTGCTGCCCATGCCCAGCCCCGAAGCCTACGTCGCGCTGATGCTGGGTTGCGGCTGGCTCGCCCTCGCAATGGCGCTCACGGGCCCGACGCGCGTGGGCCTCGCGCTGCTCACGCTGGGCTACACCCTCGGCTGGTCGTGGAGCCTGCTGGACGCCTACCAGCACCACTACCTGTTGTCGCTCCTGCTGCTCGCGATGACATGCTTCCCCGAGACACGCTGGGAGGACGCGCTCGCCGCCGACCTGCATGCTCAGCCAGAGGACCGCGACGCCAACACCGACACCGACGCGCCGCGCGCGTGGGGCTACGTGCTGTTCTGCGTCAGCTGCAGCATCGTCTACTTCTACACGGCCATCACGAAGATGAACGCGGACTGGCGTGACGGGCACGCCCTCGAGCGCCTCGCAGGGCGCAGCGCGGGCGCCCGGACCATGGTCGCGTTCGCAGACGCGCACGGGGTCGGCGCCGAAGCGTTCTGGAGCGCGTTCGCCAAGAGCGCCATCCTGATCCAGCTGGTCATCGCCGCCGGCTTCTTGCTGGCCCCCGTGATCGACCGCCTGCCGCGTCTGCGCACCCGGCGGCTGCTGGCGTTCTGGGTCCTGGCGCCGCTGTCGTTCCACGCAGGCGCCGCGCACATGGACCTGAAGATCGGGTGGTTCAGCGAGTACATGCTCCTGGTCGCGGTGGTGGTGTTCTTGCCGCGCGAGATCTTGGCGGGTGTCGCCTTCGTGCTGGGCACACCCCAGCGCGCGGTCGGCCGCTTCCTGAACGCCGAGGAGCCCGCCGACGCGACGGCCATCGGCGCGCTGCTGCTCGCAGGCGTCGCCTCGCTCGGCCTGTTCCGCCTCGTGGATCTCCCTGGAGACCAGGCCGCGGGGCTCATCGTGGCCGTGCTGGGCGGGGTGCTCGTGCTCCGGGGCACGTCTCGCGGCGACACGTCTCGCGTCGACACATCGCGCGCGCTACCCGTGGCGCTCGCGTCGCTGGTAGGAGGCGCGGCGCTGGTGAGCGCGTTGGTCGCGAGCCCTGCACGCTTCGACTACTACCGGAAGGCCGGAGGCGACGCGCTGCGCCTCGCGTCCCCCGAGCAGCCCCAGTACTACCTGGAGGCGCTCGAGCACTATCGGCGCGCGCAGCGCTACTACCCGGACGACTACCGCGCCTTCTGGGAAGCGTGGGACCGCGACGCCGCGGCCCGCGTGGCGCGGGGCGAGCCGGCCCCGGACGAGCGGCGCGCCGTGGCCGAGGGCGCACCCCCACGCGACCGTGCGCAGCGCTTGGAGGAAGCCGAGGCACAGGTCGCGAACCTACGCGCGCAGGGTGTCCTCCCGCCGGAATAG
- a CDS encoding peptidylprolyl isomerase: protein MSDTIQNDTVVHLHYVLKDDSGAELDRSHDDEPLTYLHGHGNIVPGLEEALTGKAVGDALDVVVPPEKGYGLRNGKLQKVPRSAFSDGAELRVGMQVMSRDEQGRAFPMWIAKLQGSTVVLDANHPLAGVTLHFSVKVDGTRAATPDELKHGHAHGRDGHHHHH from the coding sequence ATGAGCGACACCATCCAGAACGACACGGTCGTGCACCTCCACTACGTGCTCAAGGACGACTCGGGCGCGGAGCTCGACCGATCGCACGACGACGAGCCGCTCACCTACCTCCACGGCCACGGCAACATCGTGCCGGGGCTCGAGGAGGCGCTCACCGGAAAGGCCGTGGGCGACGCGCTCGACGTGGTGGTACCGCCCGAGAAGGGCTATGGCCTGCGCAACGGCAAGCTGCAGAAGGTGCCCCGTTCGGCGTTCTCGGATGGCGCCGAGCTACGCGTCGGCATGCAGGTCATGAGCCGCGACGAGCAGGGCCGGGCGTTCCCCATGTGGATCGCCAAGCTGCAGGGCAGCACGGTGGTGCTGGACGCCAACCACCCGCTCGCGGGCGTCACGCTGCACTTCAGCGTCAAGGTGGACGGGACGCGGGCGGCGACGCCTGACGAGCTGAAGCACGGCCACGCGCACGGGCGCGACGGCCACCATCACCATCACTGA
- a CDS encoding DNA translocase FtsK 4TM domain-containing protein, which yields MKPRSRAEKASPAVDPGLGRRHEVLGIFAATWALLMGLSLWSYDAAGGDNLVGPVGTGIASALATAFGVAACLLPIELGLAARRLFSGRRGLLGAATIASTLVIVFIGCALLHLAMPDEQVFGGHLPGGRIGEVLGEVLRSLFGLAGAVVLGFAILLITLVLRTPVSVVDAARIAAGASTRAFVRVRDGLTAVAEAWREAKALEAAERAQQRALLEPKVITGGSTKGASSTLDTGLVTWDDEGDAPSADGGSRALHDDLDDQDDDELDADEDLDDEEGDTDERLDGADAEDEQDRSALRAVATAAGVSASARVATARAVPSSPPVADDDANLDDAGEDDDGDDEDDALSVDDNEVSVVAVRPTRAVKQAPAHPKIVVPEHMRRETIERERVQVVREARGAFELPGTDLLDEPSSEEVQQDPADLKRLAELLVRTLDAYKIKGRVDEIHPGPVVTMYEFEPESGTKVSKIRGLADDLAMALAVEKVRIVAPIPGKARVGFELPNTVRQTVSLREILELREWQDHRGHLPVAFGKDIAGKPVYGDLSKMPHLLVAGATGAGKSVGLNVMLVSLLAKKTPEEVRMLMIDPKVVELAVFDGIPHMLLPVVTDMSKAALALKWAVDEMERRYQLFADAGSKNIITFNRKVERVHAGELEVEKFMPRRAGKVTAQGIDGEEVLLDPDDEAPDACDNLPEKLPYIVVVVDEFADLMMVAAKDVETCIARLAQKARAAGIHVILATQRPSVDVITGMIKANFPCRIAFKVSSQPDSKTILNRQGAEHLLGRGDMLMIPPGSSDLQRVHSAFIDEHEVEKVCDHLRAQGKPTYDENILKPRDEEEGLPASESDDPLYDKAVAVVAEEGSCSISRLQRKLKVGYNKAATLVEVMEQNGVVGPPNGKAGGRREVLIQSH from the coding sequence ATGAAGCCCCGGTCGCGCGCCGAAAAGGCGAGCCCCGCCGTGGATCCCGGTCTCGGCCGTCGCCACGAGGTGCTGGGCATCTTCGCCGCGACGTGGGCGCTGCTGATGGGCCTCTCGCTGTGGTCCTATGACGCCGCAGGGGGTGACAACTTGGTGGGGCCTGTGGGCACCGGGATCGCCAGCGCCCTCGCGACGGCGTTCGGGGTCGCCGCGTGCTTGCTGCCCATCGAGCTCGGGCTGGCGGCGCGGCGCCTGTTCAGCGGGCGGCGCGGGTTGCTCGGGGCCGCCACCATCGCGTCCACGTTGGTCATCGTGTTCATTGGGTGCGCGCTGCTGCACCTGGCCATGCCAGACGAGCAGGTCTTCGGCGGGCACCTGCCTGGCGGGCGCATCGGCGAAGTCCTCGGCGAAGTCCTGCGGTCGCTGTTCGGCCTCGCCGGCGCCGTCGTGCTCGGGTTCGCCATCCTGCTCATCACGCTGGTCCTGCGGACCCCCGTGTCCGTGGTCGACGCCGCGCGCATCGCCGCCGGGGCGTCCACGCGCGCGTTCGTCCGCGTGCGTGACGGCCTCACGGCGGTGGCGGAGGCTTGGCGCGAGGCCAAGGCCCTCGAGGCGGCGGAGCGTGCGCAGCAGCGCGCGCTGCTGGAGCCCAAGGTCATCACGGGGGGGTCGACCAAGGGCGCGTCGAGCACGCTCGATACCGGCCTGGTCACGTGGGACGACGAGGGCGACGCGCCCAGCGCGGACGGCGGGAGCCGTGCGCTGCACGACGACCTGGACGATCAGGACGACGACGAGCTGGATGCCGACGAGGACCTCGACGACGAGGAGGGCGACACCGACGAACGTCTGGACGGCGCCGACGCCGAAGACGAGCAGGATCGCTCGGCGCTGCGGGCCGTGGCGACCGCTGCGGGCGTCTCCGCTTCGGCGCGTGTCGCGACGGCACGCGCGGTCCCCAGTTCCCCGCCCGTCGCGGACGACGACGCCAACCTGGACGACGCGGGCGAGGATGACGATGGGGACGACGAGGACGACGCACTGAGCGTGGACGACAACGAGGTGTCCGTGGTCGCGGTGCGACCGACGCGCGCCGTCAAGCAGGCCCCGGCACACCCCAAGATCGTGGTGCCCGAGCACATGCGCCGGGAGACCATCGAGCGCGAGCGCGTGCAGGTGGTGCGCGAGGCGCGCGGCGCGTTCGAGCTGCCCGGCACCGACCTGCTGGACGAGCCCTCCAGTGAAGAGGTGCAGCAGGATCCGGCGGATCTCAAGCGCCTGGCCGAGCTGCTGGTGCGCACGCTCGACGCCTACAAGATCAAGGGGCGCGTGGACGAGATCCACCCCGGCCCCGTCGTGACCATGTACGAGTTCGAGCCCGAGAGCGGCACCAAGGTCAGCAAGATCCGCGGCCTCGCGGACGACCTGGCCATGGCCCTCGCGGTCGAGAAGGTGCGCATCGTGGCGCCCATCCCGGGCAAGGCGCGCGTGGGCTTCGAGCTGCCCAACACGGTGCGCCAGACGGTCTCGCTGCGCGAGATCCTCGAGCTGCGCGAGTGGCAGGACCACCGCGGCCACCTGCCCGTCGCGTTCGGCAAGGACATTGCGGGCAAGCCCGTGTATGGCGACCTCAGCAAGATGCCCCACCTGCTGGTCGCGGGTGCCACGGGCGCGGGCAAGAGCGTCGGGCTGAACGTCATGCTCGTCTCGCTGCTTGCGAAGAAGACGCCCGAAGAGGTGCGCATGCTCATGATCGACCCGAAGGTCGTCGAGCTGGCGGTCTTCGACGGCATCCCGCACATGCTGCTGCCGGTGGTGACCGACATGAGCAAGGCCGCGCTCGCGCTGAAGTGGGCCGTGGACGAGATGGAGCGCCGCTACCAGCTCTTCGCGGACGCGGGCTCGAAGAACATCATCACCTTCAACCGCAAGGTGGAGCGCGTTCACGCGGGCGAGCTCGAGGTGGAGAAGTTCATGCCGCGCCGGGCCGGGAAGGTCACGGCGCAGGGCATCGATGGCGAAGAAGTGCTGCTCGACCCCGACGACGAAGCGCCGGACGCGTGCGACAACCTTCCGGAGAAGCTCCCGTACATCGTGGTGGTCGTCGACGAGTTCGCCGACCTGATGATGGTCGCTGCGAAGGACGTCGAGACCTGCATCGCGCGACTGGCGCAGAAGGCGCGCGCGGCCGGCATCCACGTGATCCTCGCGACGCAGCGCCCCAGCGTCGACGTCATCACGGGCATGATCAAGGCCAACTTCCCGTGCCGCATCGCGTTCAAGGTCTCGAGCCAGCCAGACAGCAAGACCATCCTCAACCGGCAGGGCGCGGAGCACCTGCTGGGGCGCGGCGACATGCTGATGATCCCGCCGGGGTCGAGTGACCTGCAGCGTGTGCACTCGGCGTTCATCGACGAGCACGAGGTGGAGAAGGTGTGCGACCACCTGCGCGCGCAGGGCAAGCCCACGTACGACGAGAACATCCTCAAGCCCCGCGACGAAGAGGAGGGCCTGCCCGCCTCGGAGAGCGACGACCCCCTCTACGACAAGGCCGTCGCGGTGGTGGCCGAGGAGGGCTCGTGCTCCATCAGCCGCCTGCAGCGCAAGCTCAAGGTGGGCTACAACAAGGCCGCCACGCTGGTGGAGGTCATGGAGCAGAACGGCGTCGTGGGGCCACCCAACGGCAAGGCTGGGGGGCGCCGCGAGGTGCTCATCCAGTCGCACTGA